From Erigeron canadensis isolate Cc75 chromosome 5, C_canadensis_v1, whole genome shotgun sequence:
GCACGGTTTGTAGCTCTGTGGCCGATATGTATCCATCCCCGTCTTCGTCAAACACCTTAAATGCCTCGGTTAAATCGGTCTCCTCTTGCTTGACATCACTATCCGCAACCTCATCTTTGTCTCCATCTTGATTACCTATACAATCAACAAATAACTATAGTCGTTTTTCGTATATTTTCATCATACTTGCAAAAGACTTGGTTTCCTAgtaaagtttataattaataaagcaTTAACTGTGGGGTTTTCCCCTGAATTTTGTGGTTGGGCTCTGCATACTGCCTCATGTCCAAAATTTAAacgtttaaaaaaatttaaaaaaattcatggAACATAttctaaacaaaaaatatacggactctatatatttgattaatctCGTGGAATAGATATTACCTAAATCGTCGCTATCACCCAACCGAAAAAATAGATCATCAATCTCCTTATGCAAAGATTGGAAATCATCAAATGTAAGCCCGGTATTGCCAGGTTGAATGAAAGTCTTGATAATAGAATCCAATTCATTCATATTCGCATCAAGTCCTAAAAGGATCAACGCGCGACTTAGTTCATCAACCGTGATCAATTCATCATGGTTGGTATCAAACATGTCAAAAATCCTACGAAGGCGGACAGAGTTCAACGAGGGTGATCTAAGACAAAACGAAGAGGATTTTAGGTTGTTATGTTTAGGGGAAAGTTGATCAACGACGGTGGTTGTTGTAGGTGTTTCCATCgtgttttttttccctttcccCCGGATTTCGTATTCAATCTGTTGTTTGAAATGAACAAAAGATTGAATGGAATAGGGggaaatatgaaaataatagaATGTAACAAGAAGAttcaaatgaatatattttttttttgtgtgggaTTTTATTGCAAATTTGGATGGCGATCCGAGATCGAGATCATGGAAATTATGAATCAATAATTGAAATATGATTGGGATTGGATTGCTGGCAGAATCTTGGATCGAATGGATACGCCAATATTACGGTAACTTCCATTACTTATAGATTTAAAAGTTTCGTTAAAAAAATGATGTTACAATTTTCGTGGAGATAGTTTTAAAACCGTTATATACACATGGGAGTAACAAACGAATAATCTAATTCCCATgatgatataatataaatatataaatgaaataatatgGTAACAACTACTAAAGTaaataaagtttattatatagAGCATAACAACGATGTCAAATCAAGTAGTTGAAATATAATGTAGTTGATCAATCTTAACTTGTCTAATGTTTTATAGTTTGTTGGTTTTACTTTCAGAGTATTTGTACATGGAAATAAAGAGAGAGTTGCAATTGAATGAAAGTACGGGCTGGACTCAGCGCTTGATGGGCTAATATATCTATGGGGCTAAAAGCCTAAATCTAGTAGATGGGCCAAGATTTTACAGCAAAGATGCAACCCACCCATACATACAACAACAAGTCAACCTGTCTCTAATAACGTCTCTTATAAGGCTGTAAAACTCTATAGTAGTTATAATTTCTGATTTTTACCTCTAATGACATCATTAGCTGATCTATATGTTGAAGAGGATTACATTCAGGAGTATCAATATATTGCATGCATAGAAAGTTTTAGTCGCTGCATTGCACGTTGAATGGTAATTTGGTTGAAGATAAGTCCATGTTTATCTAGTCGCTCCGTGAACTTTATAATATTAggggtggcaaaatgggtggttCACGTGGGTTGGGTAACTTTTCAAAGCAAGTAATTTGGCTGTTATGAGTTGAAACAGGACGGACAGTTAAAAAACCTACcccttttaacttattttttgttctttgtttCGTTTAACCCAtccataagtaaatgggtcaaacttTACACATCCGTTGAAATGTGTCAACAAAAAATTAGGCTCCGTGAAACCAGAAGCATTCTGATACAATTCGATGACAGCAGTTGAGTtccttttcttcaaaaagtaTCCATACAGAAAATTAGTATCTTTGTTTAAGTTAAAACATGACACTATGTCAAAAGAAGTAAAGAGATATGAAAATAAGATTAGAACTTATGACCTCCACTTTTACCTAACATGTCCCTCGATACTAGGCTACTAACTCGGGGAACCCAAATTGAGGAAAGTAAGAAACAAAATTCAGGTGTTCAAAGTTGAGTAGGAGTATAAAATACACCATTATGGTGGTTAAAAGAGATTATACAGACAGAGAACCAGAATTGTTTGTGAAGCAATGAGTGATGAAGCATCAGAACAATTACATTAAATACATAGCTAAATTACGAAACAGATGTATTTTAGGTCCTTATTCATCAGAAACTTTAACTATTTTCTTGCCAACGTTATAGCCACGAAAGAGCCCTGCAAAAGCTGAAGGAATAGTTTCTACACCACATGATACATCTTCAAGAACATGCATTTTCCCCCTTTGAATGTGATCAATGGTTGTGGAGACAAACTCGGGAAACAAACTCATGTAATCACCTACTAAGAAACCTTGAATGGAGATTCTCTTGTATATTACATTTAGCATATCGGGTGCTGCACGTTTTCCTGCACTTGTGTATTCTGAAATAGCTCCACAAACAGCAACCCTACCACGCAAGTTCATATTGGATACCGCTGCTTCTAGCATCTCGGCTCCCacattatcaaaatatatgtcAATCCCATCAGGGAAATACCTAATATGAAAAAATCACCCTTTGTCAAATCTCAAAAGGTCAAGAACtattaatacaaaaaacttTTAGTAACGTTTATACCTCTGGAGCGTAGCGTCTAGATCAGTTGCTTCTTTATAGTTGAACGCTTCATCAAACCCGAGCTTTTCTTTTAGCAAATTCACCTGAAGGTCAAATTACAATCAAATGCCCAtgttatattttgataaaatatgAAACTAAAAAGCCTAATCGAAATAAGAGGCCGAAATGGTTACAGAACAAACCTTTTTTGTGCTCCCAGCACAACCCACAACATAACACCCCAACTGTTTAGCATATTGGCCTACCAAATTTCCAATAGAGCCAGATGCCGCAGACACAAAAACCTTTTCACCCTTGTTGGGCTTACATACTTCAAAGAAGCCAGCGTATGCGGTGAGCCCACTTATCCCTGTATTTCATACAAAGCCCATATCAGGTAATAATTTTAACTATGATCAAATAGTCAGAAACTTTtcaatacttttaaaaaattttttgtcATTAAGAAcacattaaaacaaaatttcctataaactaatatattgcTATACTAACATATAGTTCTTACAGAAATATTTGTGTATTGAGGTGGTTAAAATTGACATACCTAAAAGTCCAACATGGTATGACAATGGTAAGCCCATTGGATCCAATTTTCTTAGCATGAATCCCTGTGATATGCTATACTCTCCCCAGCTTATAACGCCTGCCACATAGTCACCTTTTTCAAATTCTGAATTTCCAGAAGCTATTACTTTTCCCACACCAAAAGCATCAATCACCTAAACAAATCCAGTTTAGGTTAAAGGGGCGAGCcagaaaatatatatagcttatAGGGACGGAGCCAGAAAATCATTATCAACTTATCAAGTGATcaaattttactattttatcAAATTGGAAATATACTTTAAAATAATCATTATTCACGTAAAATAAACATGCGTCGAGGGGTCATCAGACCCCTCTGACGTCTCCAATGTGGCACCACCGGTTGTTTGTTTTTTGTAGTGGTTGTAACTCAATGATGATCCATGAAATGATATTAATTAGTACTACTTTCTGTCTTTTTGCTTACACATTGTTAGCTAAATACCAAACACACATGCTTTTATTCTTCAACTTGTCAATTAAGTAATATAACTAAGTGGTTTTCTTAGGTAATATTTTGGAAGtaaagaatgaaagaaaaaaaaaacactttaaaACCATATATAAAGTACATTATTGGGTTAACAACTAACCTCACCAGGAGTAAGACCAACTGTATAGCT
This genomic window contains:
- the LOC122602280 gene encoding 2-alkenal reductase (NADP(+)-dependent)-like translates to MEVTNKYIAIKAQIEGAPEESDFEVKTEHLFLSVKPGSNDIIIKNLYISIDPYQLNRMKTVSVSRSYTVGLTPGEVIDAFGVGKVIASGNSEFEKGDYVAGVISWGEYSISQGFMLRKLDPMGLPLSYHVGLLGISGLTAYAGFFEVCKPNKGEKVFVSAASGSIGNLVGQYAKQLGCYVVGCAGSTKKVNLLKEKLGFDEAFNYKEATDLDATLQRYFPDGIDIYFDNVGAEMLEAAVSNMNLRGRVAVCGAISEYTSAGKRAAPDMLNVIYKRISIQGFLVGDYMSLFPEFVSTTIDHIQRGKMHVLEDVSCGVETIPSAFAGLFRGYNVGKKIVKVSDE
- the LOC122602051 gene encoding calcium-binding protein CML42-like, whose protein sequence is METPTTTTVVDQLSPKHNNLKSSSFCLRSPSLNSVRLRRIFDMFDTNHDELITVDELSRALILLGLDANMNELDSIIKTFIQPGNTGLTFDDFQSLHKEIDDLFFRLGDSDDLGNQDGDKDEVADSDVKQEETDLTEAFKVFDEDGDGYISATELQTVLVKLGFAEGNEMRRVEMMISSVDRNHDGLVDFSEFKEMMRNVSVVLK